The Maritimibacter sp. DP1N21-5 DNA window TATCGGCCATGGCTCAGCCCTCCCGCTTATCGAGGTTGGTCATCACGGTGTAGAACACCCAGGAGATGAGCAGGATCACGAGGAAATACATGATCGAGAAGGCCGCGGCGGGTCCGAGATCAAACTGACCCAGCGCCATCTTGACGAGGTCGATCGACAGCAGTGTCGTCGCATTGCCGGGGCCTCCGCCGGTGACGACGAAGGGCTCGGTGTAGATCATGAAGCTGTCCATGAAGCGCAGCAGAATCGCGATCATCAGCACGCCCGTCATCTTGGGAAGCTCGATGAACCGGAACACTTTCCAGCGTGACGCCTGGTCGATCTTGGCAGCCTGGTAATAGGCGTCGGGGATCGACTTCAGCCCGGCGTAGGCCAGCAATGCGACAAGCGACGTCCAGTGCCAGACATCCATGACGATTACGGTGACCCAGGCGGCGAAGACGTTCTGGGTGTAATTGTAGTCGATCCCGAGTGCGGCCAGCGTATGGCCCAGAAGTCCGATGTCGACCCGGCCGAAGATCTGCCAGATCGTGCCGACGACGTTCCACGGGATGAGGAGCGGCAGTGACATGAGGACGAGGCAGAAGCTCGACCAGAAGCCCGACTTCGGCATATTGAGCGCCACGAAGATGCCCAGCGGCACCTCGATCGCCAGAATGATGCCCGAGAACATGAGCTGACGACCGAGCGCGTCCCACATGCGTTCAGAGGCCAGCATTTCCTCGAACCATTCGAGGCCGGCCCAGAAGAACTCGTTGTTCCCGAAGGTGTCCTGAACCGAATAGTTCACGACGGTCATCAGCGGGATCACGGCCGAGAACGCCACGAGCAGCAGCACGGGAAGGACAAGGAACCATGCCTTCTGATTGACGGTTTTTTCCATCACGCAGCCCTCCCGACCGGACCCGCCGCCGCACCCTGCGGCGCGACGCGCCAGTCGTTGGCGTAGACGTTGACGTGCCTCGCGTCGAAAGTGACGCGATTCATGTCCGCGCTGACATGGTCATCCTCGCCCGCGATGATGTTGATGGCGGTGCCGAAGAAATCGGCGCGGATGATCTTGTGGCGCC harbors:
- a CDS encoding carbohydrate ABC transporter permease, whose translation is MEKTVNQKAWFLVLPVLLLVAFSAVIPLMTVVNYSVQDTFGNNEFFWAGLEWFEEMLASERMWDALGRQLMFSGIILAIEVPLGIFVALNMPKSGFWSSFCLVLMSLPLLIPWNVVGTIWQIFGRVDIGLLGHTLAALGIDYNYTQNVFAAWVTVIVMDVWHWTSLVALLAYAGLKSIPDAYYQAAKIDQASRWKVFRFIELPKMTGVLMIAILLRFMDSFMIYTEPFVVTGGGPGNATTLLSIDLVKMALGQFDLGPAAAFSIMYFLVILLISWVFYTVMTNLDKREG